The DNA region gcatcaaaggcaattgcctctatgccccctggtcaatgccatCGTGCCCTTGACATGCTGTGCCTCCAGTAgcaaatttacaacttcctcataggatgcccttaaCTGTAAAGAAAATCACgtctttgccctttcaaaaaaacgaagcatacaggcttgtTATACTATGTTTCATTGTCTTTATTCATTGTGATAAATTTGAACTGATTTGTATGCAGCCACAACCAGATCACCTGCTGGTGTGAATGTTATTCCACACGGATCGACACATTCCTTGATGATACATCCAATATACTTGCCATCAGGACTGTAATGATGGATGTCGCCTGTTGATGATTCTAGTCGTTTCCATACAGCAATATAAACACAGCCATCCGTGTCGCAACAAACTCCACAAGGCCTACCAGACTGATTGATATCTACTGAGAATACAAAGTCACCATTGTAGCCCACTGATACCAGCTTCTTGTCCTTGTAGTTGGTGTAGATGAGTCGTTGTTTGTAGGTTGTCAAGTATCCACCTATTCCTGGAGCAGGAATTGTGGTAGTGAGGGATCCATCTGGTTTGTGAATAGAGATCTCATTCATGTTTTTATAACCCACTACAATCAGATTGTTATCATCCACTGCAATACATGATGGTTTGCTGCCTGACTGCCCTGGTGTGAACTGATGGAGGAGCTGATAATTCCCGCTGAAGATCTTGACTGTTTGATTATCTAGAACAATCAGCTCATCCTTGTTGTTCACTGTCATCTTTCTTGGTTTAATAAGACCTTCAACTGATAGGGTTTGAGGCATGACAGTAGATTTAGGCTTGACTCCTGCTGGTATTAAAATCCAGCATGCGTTGTCAAAATTTGACACAAAAATATCACTGTTGGAGTTTGCAGAAACATCCTTTGGGAAAATCCTATTTATTTGCTGTGCTTTGTTCATATATGTCTTCATTTCTATTTTCAATGTCCACTTATTTTGCAGCACCAGTCTCCCAAGTGATTTCTGATCTTCTTTGAAGTTCATATAAGTCAACCCATCAGGTACTTTGCTTGGCTTCACCATTGTGTAATCTTCCAGGTCTTGTAAAAGTTTCTCTATGAGCTGTACAATCTTACAGCTTCCTTGATCCATGAGATGGTTAACCTCATCCTGCTTGTGTTCTGCTTTGGTCATCTCTTTGCAGTTTGTCGCTCGTGCAGTTTCCATTGTCTTGACTCTGTCTTGATAAATCTGTTCTGCCT from Asterias rubens chromosome 7, eAstRub1.3, whole genome shotgun sequence includes:
- the LOC117292261 gene encoding tripartite motif-containing protein 2-like — translated: MASNITAQSMLEEISQGHLECPICSERFKQPKLLECSHSFCLQCLQNLKEKTPSTAILSCPVCRQDILLEENGIEGLKTDFKTVTLLEVIIAQEKRLKCQEEKQVPSEEHVSKCSKHTDKDLIMYCDRCNILICTTCIAKDHRLHPALEPTEALDKSKHHAEELLSKVRQCIETFNSAIQEIDMSRKTLDSMFAATKEKISKKADKEIAMEVERFIEEKQKLMDEAEQIYQDRVKTMETARATNCKEMTKAEHKQDEVNHLMDQGSCKIVQLIEKLLQDLEDYTMVKPSKVPDGLTYMNFKEDQKSLGRLVLQNKWTLKIEMKTYMNKAQQINRIFPKDVSANSNSDIFVSNFDNACWILIPAGVKPKSTVMPQTLSVEGLIKPRKMTVNNKDELIVLDNQTVKIFSGNYQLLHQFTPGQSGSKPSCIAVDDNNLIVVGYKNMNEISIHKPDGSLTTTIPAPGIGGYLTTYKQRLIYTNYKDKKLVSVGYNGDFVFSVDINQSGRPCGVCCDTDGCVYIAVWKRLESSTGDIHHYSPDGKYIGCIIKECVDPCGITFTPAGDLVVAAYKSVQIYHNE